In Tachypleus tridentatus isolate NWPU-2018 chromosome 7, ASM421037v1, whole genome shotgun sequence, a genomic segment contains:
- the LOC143255929 gene encoding serine protease 1: protein MRLCISPYYCESRMLKEIKPCIGRRSRKNLAENRDSEKVRVQTEKGAAQFHVLYHLQSFVYSDWSEWSPCTRSCKSRRYRACEMPLVCGTTVIYEDVLCYVKESFCDKFYHKKEKRDKQKETKEKIEIQNRKEHFTFDNKECGKPVTSSPDLRIVGGHEAQKGRWPWQVSHVRNVLNRFMEPFCGGTLIAPQWVLTAAHCVRRRLYIRAGEYDLLITEVSEQEIKVSDSFVHPNYDIQTINNDIALLRLRQPLTMNVYVQVACLPSVENELHVQTMATILGWGKQRKSAIFGTDVLHEAQVPIVGIQDCRQVYQDYYISENMLCAGYKKGQIDSCAGDSGGPLLYKVNEKWEIHGITSFGEGCGKMGKYGIYSKVINFVEWIKEIIAINS, encoded by the exons ATGCGATTGTGTATCTCTCCATATTACTGCGAATCTCGTatgttgaaagaaataaaaccttGTATAGGACGACGAAGCAGAAAGAATCTGGCAGAAAACAGAGATTCGGAAAAAGTTCGTGTGCAAACTGAAAAAGGAGCAGCTCAGTTTCACGTTCTTTACCATCTTCAAAGTTTTGTGTACTCTGATTGGTCGGAATGGTCTCCTTGCACACGATCCTGCAAGTCCCGTCGGTACCGAGCCTGCGAAATGCCGCTTGTGTGCGGAACTACAGTTATTTACGAAGATGTCTTGTGCTATGTTAAAGAATCCTTCTGCGATAAATTCTACCACAAGAAAGAGAAACGTGACAAACAGAAAGAAACCAAAGAAAAAATAG AGATTCAGAACAGGAAAGAACATTTTACATTCGACAATAAGGAATGTGGAAAGCCAGTAACATCTTCCCCAGATCTGCGCATTGTAGGAGGGCACGAGGCTCAAAAAGGCCGCTGGCCTTGGCAGGTAAGTCACGTGCGAAACG TGTTGAATCGGTTCATGGAGCCATTCTGCGGAGGAACGCTAATTGCACCTCAATGGGTATTAACTGCTGCTCACTGTGTCAGAAGACGTCTGTACATAAGAGCAGGAGAGTACGACTTGCTGATCACCGAGGTTTCAGAACAAGAAATTAAGGTTTCTGACTCTTTCGTGCATCCCAACTACGATATACAGACAATAAATAATGATATAGCTCTGCTGAGGCTTCGGCAACCTTTAACGATGAACGTCTACGTCCAAGTTGCGTGTTTGCCTAGTGTGGAAAACGAACTCCATGTGCAGACAATGGCTACTATATTAGGCTGGGGCAAACAACGAAAGTCCGCCATATTTGGAACGGATGTTCTACACGAAGCACAGGTACCAATAGTAGGTATACAAGACTGTCGACAGGTGTATCAGGACTATTACATAAGTGAAAATATGCTCTGCGCAGGCTACAAGAAGGGCCAGATAGACTCGTGCGCTGGTGATAGTGGCGGCCCCTTACTGTACAAAGTAAATGAAAAGTGGGAAATCCACGGTATCACAAGCTTTGGAGAAGGATGTGGAAAAATGGGAAAATATGGGATATATTCCAAAGTAATAAATTTTGTGGAATGGATAAAAGAAATTATAGCTATAAATTCCTGA